The window AGACTGGAAAGACTGCTGTTGCCCTGGATACAATTATAAACCAGAAAGATAAGGACGTAGTATGCGTTTACTGTGCGATCGGCCAGCGGAGTTCTTCTGTTGCAAAGCTTATTGAAGACCTTCACCTGCACGAAGCAATGGAATATACCATCGTTGTCACGGCATCCGGTGAAGACCCGCCTGGAATGAAATTCATTGCGCCTTATGCGGCAACCTCCATGGCTGAATATTTCATGGAAAAAGGCAGAGATGTCCTGATTGTATATGACGATTTGACCAGTCATGCGATTGCATACAGAGAACTCTCTCTGCTCCTCAGACGTCCTCCCGGAAGAGAAGCCTTTCCCGGAGATATTTTTTATATACATTCCCGTCTCCTTGAGCGTGCAACACATCTGAGAAAAGAACTTGGAGGGGGCTCATTAACGGCTCTGCCCATTGTGGCTACCGAAGCGCAAAATATTGCAGCCTACATTCCCACAAATATAATCTCTATTACGGACGGGCAGATTTATCTTTCACCCGATCTTTTTCAGAAAGGTATTTTGCCTGCTGTGGACGTCGGCAAGTCGGTATCCCGTGTGGGTGGGAAGACACAGCTTCCCGTATACCGTTCTGTTGCAGGAAATTTGAGACTCTCCTATTCTCAGTTTGAAGAGCTTGAGAAATTTGCCCGTTTCAGTACACGGCTTGACGAGCAGACCCGAAAGACGCTTGAAAGGGGCCGCCGTGTGCGTGAGGTGCTCAAGCAGGATCAGTACAAACCCTTTACCGTGACAGAGCAAATCGCGGTGCTTCTGTCCGTTACAGAAGGAGTTTTTGACAGTTTGCCGGTGGAGGTAATTGGAGAAGCTGCGCAGTCTATCAGGTCATCGGTACGAGAACAGCTGCCTGATATAAGTGAAAAAATTCATACCGGCAGTAAACTGTCCGATGAAGACAAAAAGGCGATTGTTGCAGCTGCAGGAGCAGTGATTCCAGAAGAGAAAAAAATTGACAACACGTCAGCTCCTCAACATCCTGCCCGAAAGTCAGATCAGTGAGTTGTAAAGCCATGATAAAGTAAAGGGTTGACCCCGGAATACGGAATAAAATTTATGGAATTTAACCGTCTCCTACACTAAAAAAGAGAATATGCAAACCATTAAAACCATCAGGAGAAACATTAAAAGTGCGGAAGATCTTCGAGACATTGTAAAAACCATGCGGACATTGTCTGCCGTAAATATCCACCATTTTGATCAGGCTGTTGAATCTACGGGTGATTACTACCGGTCGGTTGAAATGGGATTTCAGGTGTTACTCATGGATGAAACGGTCACCGCACGGGAGCAGAAGGAAGAGAGCAAATGCGGGCTCTATGCCGTTATATTCGGCTCGGATCAGGGGCTTTGTGGAGGTTTTAATGAGCAGATTGCTGCCTATGCGCTCAAGGAGATTGGAAACGGGAAAACGGTAGAAAAGAGTACCATTGTATGCATAGGCGCGCGCGTGCTCGCGTCTGTTGAGGAGCGAAAGCAGAAAGTTGCGGAAGTCTTTCCGCTCCCGGGATCGCTTGCGGGTATAACCCCGATAGTTCAGAAGATAGTAATGTCAATTACTAATTTGCAGGCAACCGGGAAAATCAAAAGAGTCACACTCTTTTATCATAAACTGCTGTCACAGATTTCCTATGAGCC is drawn from Candidatus Scalindua sp. and contains these coding sequences:
- a CDS encoding alternate F1F0 ATPase, F1 subunit alpha, producing the protein MSDRNELNTVLDEVFTTFDRVIKEHHYEPTAHETGTVKSVGRGIALIEGLPGVKSEELIIFPGNLYGMVFNLDPEEVGVVMLSKSEGLQAGSTVTRTGRVMDVPVGEALLGRVVDPTARPLDNAGMIHSIERKPIEREAPSIMDREPVTVPLQTGLKVVDALIPIGRGQRELILGDRQTGKTAVALDTIINQKDKDVVCVYCAIGQRSSSVAKLIEDLHLHEAMEYTIVVTASGEDPPGMKFIAPYAATSMAEYFMEKGRDVLIVYDDLTSHAIAYRELSLLLRRPPGREAFPGDIFYIHSRLLERATHLRKELGGGSLTALPIVATEAQNIAAYIPTNIISITDGQIYLSPDLFQKGILPAVDVGKSVSRVGGKTQLPVYRSVAGNLRLSYSQFEELEKFARFSTRLDEQTRKTLERGRRVREVLKQDQYKPFTVTEQIAVLLSVTEGVFDSLPVEVIGEAAQSIRSSVREQLPDISEKIHTGSKLSDEDKKAIVAAAGAVIPEEKKIDNTSAPQHPARKSDQ
- a CDS encoding F0F1 ATP synthase subunit gamma — translated: MQTIKTIRRNIKSAEDLRDIVKTMRTLSAVNIHHFDQAVESTGDYYRSVEMGFQVLLMDETVTAREQKEESKCGLYAVIFGSDQGLCGGFNEQIAAYALKEIGNGKTVEKSTIVCIGARVLASVEERKQKVAEVFPLPGSLAGITPIVQKIVMSITNLQATGKIKRVTLFYHKLLSQISYEPHSMTLLPIDREWIESIKQKKWPGRTLPSFTMDREDLFSALFRQYMFVSLHRAFAESMACENAARLLSMQSAEKNIEERLEQLNAIYRSERQSSITSELLDIVSGFEALRKKGE